A stretch of Christensenellaceae bacterium DNA encodes these proteins:
- a CDS encoding protein phosphatase, with product MKTVAKSHVGKIRTVNEDTIFVHTDGNPCYMMVADGMGGHAAGEVASKITCDSIRDYIDKHRLEVLKKEDILKAIDFANTRLRCEMDKNEKLKGMGTTLTFAAVNGDEIIVAQVGDSRAYHFNGEVIRKVTDDHTYVQYLIDSGVIKNNAADDYPFKNIITRAVGMKDLKIDFFEFKWAHNDMLLLCSDGLTNYANEMILKQVLASDGSLKDKTEKLIDVALQGGGKDNISVIIAQYDEKGDGQV from the coding sequence ATGAAAACTGTAGCAAAAAGTCATGTTGGTAAAATCAGGACAGTCAATGAGGATACGATCTTTGTACATACGGACGGCAATCCATGCTATATGATGGTTGCTGACGGCATGGGCGGACATGCGGCAGGCGAGGTTGCCAGCAAAATCACATGTGATTCAATCCGCGATTATATCGACAAACACCGCTTGGAGGTTTTGAAAAAAGAAGATATACTCAAGGCGATCGATTTTGCAAATACGCGTTTACGCTGTGAAATGGATAAAAACGAAAAACTTAAGGGCATGGGCACGACGCTGACGTTTGCCGCCGTCAACGGCGACGAGATCATTGTGGCGCAGGTTGGAGATTCCCGTGCATACCACTTTAACGGGGAGGTCATCCGCAAGGTCACGGATGATCATACCTATGTGCAATACCTGATCGACAGCGGAGTGATCAAAAACAACGCGGCGGATGATTATCCTTTCAAAAACATCATTACGCGCGCAGTAGGCATGAAAGATTTAAAAATCGATTTCTTTGAATTTAAATGGGCGCATAATGATATGCTTCTTCTTTGCTCGGACGGTCTTACCAATTATGCAAATGAAATGATACTCAAACAGGTTTTGGCGTCTGACGGCAGTCTTAAGGATAAAACGGAAAAGCTGATCGACGTTGCCCTGCAGGGTGGCGGCAAGGATAATATCTCTGTCATAATTGCACAGTATGACGAAAAAGGAGATGGGCAGGTATGA